Genomic window (Eptesicus fuscus isolate TK198812 chromosome 17, DD_ASM_mEF_20220401, whole genome shotgun sequence):
TCCCTCTGGGATCCGAGCCTAGAAGGCTCTAGCAGAGTCTGGCGAACGACTCAGTGGAAGCGGTATTTTCTGGCCGGCTTGAGGTTGATGTATGTGGCCTTCATCTCCTCGGCCTCAGGGTTCCGCACATCTTTAAATCGCTCCCCCTTGGTGCTCACTACCTGGTTGTCGATGTATCGGATCAGCTTTTTGGGGGCCTGTCAGGCAATCAGTCAGTGAGTAGCAGAAGCCAGGAGATAGTCTCACCCACTCCACACCCCCCGCAgccctctctctcacctccttggGAGCCATGGGCCGGTGAATCTTCTGATCCTCTGCACTATCCACCATCATGTACCTGCCAAAAACTGGCTGGCTGAAGCTCCTGCCACCCTGGGAAAACCCTTTaaaagcccagcccagcccagactcACTTTTGCAGGATGAAGGACTTCAGCTCATCCTTTTGGGGGCCTCTGAGGCGCCTGGATAGGTCCTGCAGAGGGGAAAGCCTGATCTAGACCTGAGGCCACCAGTAAGAGAAACATATGGTgataggccaggggtgggggcttAACACTAAGGAGGAATGTAGCTGGGGCTACATGGGTTAGGGAGGGTATGGCTGAGGATACCTGGTTGGGGCCATCCCAAGCTGGaggctcctccttcccctctacCAGCATCTGCACAGCTTCTTCCAAGTCCCCCCGAGCTTTGGCCAGCACCCACTGGGCCTGCTCCATTGAACAGGTAGGGAAGACCTCCAGGAGTACATCCACCCCTGACAGCAGCTCTTCCTCAGCACTGGCTGCCTGTGGGCATAAATGTTGACAAAAGGCAGtacttcctccttttctgccCCTAGCTCCCTCATTGGTACTCTCCTCTACCAACCTCATCTTGAGTATCTCCAGCAGCAGGAGAAGCCCTAGTCTCTTCTTTGAGCTTTTCAGGCCGCTGCAGGGGCTCTGGGGAGATGGGCACGTGACCTTGGACCTCAGAACTCTGTGGTTGCAGGTTCTCttaaagaggcagagagagcaccAGGTTTGCCAGATCTTTGGGGATGGGGGCTATAAGTCATCCAAGTGCCTGCTCCCCAGACTCACCTTTGTTCCTGGCACCACTCAACTGCCCTGAGAGCTTCTGCATCATGTCCCCTATCGTACCCCTGAAAAGACAATGAGGGTGGTAAGAAGGAAGACAACTCTGCCTACCCTCCACAAGCAGCTAGCACCCCTCCTCTTGGCCCCAGGCAGACCCCACCTTGGGATATGGGCGAAGCCAGGCACGTAGGCCTCCATCATCTCAGTGAAAGCCTCCATATCGAAGTTCTCCTCTGATGGACCCGAGGGGCCCAAATCCTCCAGGACCCCGAGCACATAGGAGAAGATGACTTCATCCAAGCCGCTGCAGGAAGGGGACAAGACAACCGATACCTCCCGCACTCCCACCTAGCCCAAGGTTCCAGCCCTCGCCTTCATGGGCCCATGAGCCAGACCTCAAGCCTTGAGGCCAGAGAATATTCCACCCTCCCTCAGAGCTCTGGTTTCCTATTTGTCCAACAAATGGGACAAGGACAGGATAAGAAGTAAGGCCATACCAGCAAATCATAaccagccctcccccacctcaggaATAGGGCCAAGTGTTCCCATCCCAGTCTTTCCATTGGCCATGGCCCAGATGCTGCCAGGCAGCTGCAACCCTGGCCCTAGCACGATTCTTCTAGGAGAGCTGCTTCTACCTGAGGTCAGCCTCTGGGAGGTGCGTCTGGACAAAGGCAAGGAGGGCTGCACTGACAATCCTCTCCAGctccattctctctcctcttctgaaAGGACACAGATGTAGGTTTATCAGGccctcctcctgcctgcccccacccactaGGCCCAGGGGCAGTcagctcctccctcctgtcctgtGGAAACCATTTGTTAATGTTGCCCACAGCTTCTAGCTCTCCaaccctcccccgcacccccaagCAGAGCCaagccctctccctgcccatctctccacctcctccagccTGAGACAGGGCAGGGTACTGTGGCAGGAGAAGGCTTCCAGAGTGGAagttcccctcaccccccccccgatgacctctctccatctccccaccccattccctaGCA
Coding sequences:
- the CUEDC2 gene encoding CUE domain-containing protein 2, which translates into the protein MELERIVSAALLAFVQTHLPEADLSGLDEVIFSYVLGVLEDLGPSGPSEENFDMEAFTEMMEAYVPGFAHIPRGTIGDMMQKLSGQLSGARNKENLQPQSSEVQGHVPISPEPLQRPEKLKEETRASPAAGDTQDEAASAEEELLSGVDVLLEVFPTCSMEQAQWVLAKARGDLEEAVQMLVEGKEEPPAWDGPNQDLSRRLRGPQKDELKSFILQKYMMVDSAEDQKIHRPMAPKEAPKKLIRYIDNQVVSTKGERFKDVRNPEAEEMKATYINLKPARKYRFH